The following proteins are co-located in the Vicia villosa cultivar HV-30 ecotype Madison, WI unplaced genomic scaffold, Vvil1.0 ctg.000421F_1_1_1, whole genome shotgun sequence genome:
- the LOC131628015 gene encoding uncharacterized protein LOC131628015: MKSSNSNSKLEDGKSLKDELLIPILMADQVMKMAQEAKSSKLECHELATKVDILCESLRCVVRAVEANHKLLNHIPIRRMVREVTKNLEKTSAFVRRCKKQGAIGVLKQVLTIRSNGDFRKVWNLLESSNSDMMWLLNIFESKGTDLSIPPIACNDPILAWVWTYIYTLQLGNPSDRAEAATELGSIAKINSRNKFIIMEEGGVLPLLKVLKDSSFPECQIAASNALVNIVSDDDDQQRIVRFLISNLAVPVIVQALLDGVFIVRVSVANLVSAMADQDLLAREEFILANMTKPLVSLLSIDNVIDARNGIHSLVLNMSEVGYDGSSCREREADQSPELRNDVKVSCAKALWKLSKGCLLACKKITETKGLPCLAKIIESASDELRLNCLMAIMEIAAVAESNAALRRNAFRSTAPEAKAVLDQLLKVVREESDSEFLIPAIKSIGSLARNFPGRVPHVLGPLVAHLRNRDLNVAREIVIALEKFVCDDNYNCVEHSKIILELDGIPKLMRLLQASDHQQVYGLKLLCYLAINVGNSKVLEQEHVLISLEKFAHSVLPQNPDIKELFGKAIDHLTLFQPGVHYYRQPLGL, encoded by the coding sequence ATGAAAAGTTCTAATTCTAACTCTAAGCTAGAAGATGGAAAGAGCCTTAAAGATGAACTTTTGATACCGATTCTAATGGCAGACCAAGTCATGAAAATGGCACAGGaagctaaatcatcgaagctggAATGTCACGAACTAGCTACGAAGGTGGATATACTTTGCGAAAGTCTCCGATGTGTAGTGCGAGCGGTGGAAGCTAATCATAAATTGTTGAACCATATACCAATTCGTCGCATGGTGAGAGAAGTTACAAAGAATCTTGAAAAAACGTCCGCATTCGTGCGGAGGTGCAAAAAGCAAGGAGCTATTGGTGTGCTGAAGCAGGTTTTAACAATAAGGAGTAATGGTGATTTTCGGAAAGTGTGGAACCTTCTAGAATCTTCTAACAGTGATATGATGTGGTTGTTGAACATTTTTGAGTCTAAAGGGACTGATCTTTCAATCCCTCCTATTGCCTGTAATGATCcaatcttggcttgggtctggaCTTACATTTATACCCTTCAGCTTGGTAATCCTAGCGACCGCGCTGAAGCCGCGACAGAATTGGGTTCCATTGCTAAAATTAACAGCCGGAATAAGTTTATTATCATGGAGGAAGGTGGTGTTTTGCCTCTCCTTAAGGTTCTTAAGGATTCTTCTTTCCCTGAATGTCAAATTGCAGCTTCCAATGCTCTTGTTAACATTGTCTCTGATGATGATGATCAACAAAGGATCGTTCGATTTCTCATAAGCAATCTCGCTGTTCCTGTTATTGTTCAGGCTCTATTGGATGGAGTATTCATAGTTCGAGTTTCGGTTGCTAATTTGGTCTCCGCTATGGCTGATCAAGACCTTCTTGCACGTGAGGAGTTTATACTGGCTAATATGACTAAACCCCTGGTGTCGTTATTGTCTATTGATAATGTTATTGATGCTCGAAATGGAATTCATTCGCTGGTTCTTAATATGTCTGAGGTTGGATATGATGGAAGCAGTTGCAGAGAAAGAGAAGCTGATCAGAGCCCTGAGTTGAGGAATGATGTTAAAGTCAGTTGTGCTAAAGCTCTTTGGAAACTTTCCAAAGGGTGTCTATTAGCTTGCAAGAAAATTACGGAGACTAAAGGGTTGCCTTGTTTAGCTAAGATTATTGAGTCTGCAAGCGACGAGTTAAGGCTCAACTGTCTCATGGCTATTATGGAAATTGCAGCCGTGGCAGAGTCCAATGCTGCTCTTAGAAGAAATGCTTTTAGGTCTACTGCACCCGAGGCTAAGGCAGTTTTGGATCAACTTTTGAAGGTGGTTCGGGAAGAGAGTGATTCTGAATTTCTAATTCCAGCTATTAAGTCTATTGGGTCCTTGGCTAGAAACTTTCCTGGAAGGGTTCCTCATGTTCTCGGTCCCTTAGTTGCACACCTTCGAAATAGGGATTTAAATGTGGCAAGGGAAATAGTtattgcattggaaaagtttgtTTGTGACGACAACTACAACTGCGTCGAACATTCTAAGATAATCCTTGAGCTTGATGGAATTCCCAAGCTAATGAGGCTGCTGCAAGCAAGTGATCATCAACAAGTGTATGGCCTAAAATTGCTTTGTTATCTTGCGATAAATGTTGGCAATAGTAAGGTTCTTGAGCAAGAGCATGTATTGATTAGTTTGGAGAAATTTGCTCATTCTGTTTTACCTCAAAATCCTGACATAAAAGAACTGTTTGGCAAGGCTATTGATCACCTCACTCTTTTTCAGCCAGGAGTTCATTATTACAGACAACCCTTGGGATTGTGA
- the LOC131628021 gene encoding F-box/kelch-repeat protein At3g06240-like, which translates to MTMYRNFFLTKEHPHYDHTSLLLYGMFTPSAEDSYSPMALHSVSELKCENRVKLHWPWVPYSELKPHYGRIEGFDFHSDYNTIGSGSVNGILCLWMAFNSCPDMKILILWNPSIQEYKVIPSSFDSTCHVSYRGFGYDSRRDDYKVMCHKEVQGTYIWEIYSLRTNSWRILDLNVHHMSLNCYGQLNVDGLSHWMCKSVTHNEKYLLSFDWSNEVFITTPMPSYIEDKNLDYCLVPKELVLLNGSIALILHFLETTTFHILVLGELRVKESWTKMFIVGPISFHMYPIGAGRNGDMVFCKKDGQFILFNLTTQSIEELSLKSKRFCKILIHRENLISFEQKSI; encoded by the coding sequence ATGACTATGTATCGCAACTTTTTCTTAACAAAGGAACATCCTCATTATGATCATACATCTCTTCTTCTATATGGGATGTTTACTCCTTCGGCGGAAGATTCCTATTCACCTATGGCATTGCATTCTGTTTCCGAGCTCAAGTGTGAGAATAGGGTCAAATTACATTGGCCATGGGTTCCGTATTCTGAGCTAAAGCCACATTATGGTAGAATAGAAGGCTTCGATTTCCATTCTGATTATAATACTATCGGTTCAGGTAGTGTTAATGGAATCCTTTGTCTATGGATGGCATTTAACTCCTGCCCGGACATGAAAATTCTTATATTATGGAATCCATCTATTCAAGAGTATAAGGTCATTCCTAGCTCTTTTGATAGTACTTGTCATGTTAGTTACCGTGGATTTGGTTACGACAGTCGCAGAGACGATTACAAAGTGATGTGCCATAAAGAAGTTCAAGGCACTTATATATGGGAGATATATAGTCTAAGGACTAACTCTTGGAGAATACTTGATCTCAATGTGCATCACATGTCACTTAACTGTTATGGACAATTGAACGTGGATGGACTCTCTCATTGGATGTGTAAAAGTGTAACACATAATGAAAAATATCTCTTGTCATTTGATTGGAGCAATGAGGTTTTTATTACAACACCCATGCCCTCATACATAGAAGATAAAAATCTTGATTATTGTTTAGTACCAAAAGAATTGGTGCTATTGAATGGGTCTATTGCTTTGATCTTACATTTTCTAGAGACAACTACATTTCACATTTTAGTTTTGGGTGAACTTAGAGTAAAAGAATCATGGACTAAAATGTTTATTGTAGGACCAATCTCTTTCCATATGTATCCCATCGGAGCGGGAAGAAATGGTGATATGGTGTTCTGCAAAAAAGACGGTCAATTCATTTTGTTCAATTTAACTACCCAATCCATTGAGGAACTTAGCCTTAAATCAAAGAGATTTTGTAAGATTCTGATTCATAGAGAAAACCTTATTTCTTTTGAACAAAAGAGTATTTAA
- the LOC131628026 gene encoding DEAD-box ATP-dependent RNA helicase 20-like: MNPYDNRYSDSTSFRGRRSDLVGPMPPPNFGRGGPAPYGAPYASHAPTGFGSAPVTPIPHFLPPSGGFSVGRGGGFGPRLGNGHASDRKYDSGRYGSSGGGGRGRGGFGGGGGRGGSQGFRGSGGGRGGRGGGFGGRHGSSKDDLNNITLPKQDFRNLVPFQKNFYVESPVITAMSDQQVMHYRASRDITVEGHDVPKPIRSFHEANFPDHCLEVIAKLGFVEPTPIQAQGWPMALTGRDLIGIAETGSGKTLSYLLPAIVHVSAQPRLVQGEGPVVLVLAPTRELAVQIQQEAMKFGSRSNLRCTCIYGGAPKGPQIRDLRMGVEIVIATPGRLIDMLEARHTNLQRVTYLVLDEADRMLDMGFEPQIRKIVNQIRPDRQTLYWSATWPKEVEALARQFLHNPYKVVIGSPYLKANQSINQVVEVVTDMEKYNRLIKLLKDVMDGSRILIFTETKKGCDQVTKQLRMDGWPALSIHGDKNQSERDWVLAEFKSGRSPIMTATDVAARGLDVKDIKCVVNYDFPSSLEDYVHRIGRTGRAGAKGTAYSFFTRANAKYARDLIKILQDAGQIVSPALSELTRSAGFGQHASKGGFRSRGRGGGYGNRGSTSGSNAIPVGGKRPWQYV; this comes from the exons ATGAACCCCTACGACAATCGTTACTCCGATTCCACTTCCTTCCGCGGCCGCCGCAG tgatCTCGTTGGACCTATGCCGCCACCTAATTTCGGCCGCGGCGGTCCCGCTCCTTACGGTGCTCCTTATGCATCCCATGCTCCCACCGGTTTCGGATCCGCACCTGTAACCCCGATTCCTCACTTTTTACCTCCTTCCGGTGGATTTAGTGTAGGTCGTGGCGGTGGTTTTGGCCCTAGATTGGGCAACGGTCACGCATCTGATAGAAAATATGACTCTGGTCGTTATGGTAGTAGTGGTGGTGGTGGAAGAGGTCGTGGTGGttttggtggtggtggtggtagaGGTGGAAGTCAAGGTTTTAGAGGCTCTGGTGGTGGTAGAGGAGGGAGAGGTGGCGGGTTTGGAGGTAGACATGGATCTTCTAAGGATGACTTGAATAATATTACTCTTCCGAAGCAAGATTTTAGGAATTTGGTTCCTTTTCAGAAGAATTTCTATGTTGAAAGCCCTGTGATAACAGCCATGTCTGATCAGCAAGTTATGCATTATCGTGCGAGTAGGGATATTACTGTTGAAGGGCATGATGTGCCAAAACCAATTCGGTCTTTTCACGAGGCTAATTTTCCTG ATCATTGCCTTGAAGTTATTGCCAAGTTGGGTTTTGTTGAACCTACTCCAATTCAGGCTCAGGGTTGGCCCATGGCTCTTACCGGTAGAGATTTAATTGGCATTGCTGAGACTGGCTCCGGTAAAACTCTGTCGTATTTACTTCCGGCTATAGTTCATGTCAGTGCACAACCTCGACTAG TACAAGGGGAGGGTCCTGTTGTCCTGGTTTTAGCACCAACTAGAGAGTTAGCTGTTCAAATTCAACAAGAAGCTATGAAATTTGGGTCACGGTCAAATCTTAGATGTACATGCATATATGGGGGTGCTCCAAAGGGCCCTCAAATTCGTGATCTTAGAATGG GTGTTGAGATTGTTATTGCTACACCTGGTCGTCTAATAGATATGCTAGAAGCTCGGCACACAAACCTCCAGAGAGTGACATATCTTGTCTTGGATGAAGCTGATAGGATGTTGGATATGGGTTTTGAACCTCAGATTCGGAAGATTGTAAACCAG ATTCGACCAGATAGGCAGACATTATACTGGAGTGCAACGTGGCCAAAGGAGGTTGAAGCTCTGGCAAGACAGTTTCTGCACAACCCATATAAG GTAGTTATTGGGTCACCATATCTAAAAGCAAACCAATCTATAAATCAAGTTGTTGAAGTTGTCACTGACATGGAGAAATATAACAG ATTGATCAAGCTGCTGAAAGATGTGATGGACGGGAGCCGAATTCTAATATTTACGGAAACAAAAAAGGGATGTGACCAAGTTACAAAACAGTTGAGAATGGATGGATGGCCAGCATTATCTATCCATGGTGATAAAAACCAGTCTGAAAGGGACTGGGTTTTGGCTGAATTTAAGAGTGGCAGAAGTCCAATAATGACTGCCACCGATGTTGCTGCACGGGGTCTTG ATGTGAAGGACATAAAATGTGTCGTCAATTATGACTTTCCATCAAGCCTCGAAGATTATGTCCACAGAATTGGTCGAACTGGTCGTGCAGGAGCTAAAGGAACTGCATACAGTTTTTTTACCCGTGCCAATGCCAAGTATGCGAGGGATTTGATAAAGATCTTACAAGATGCTGGTCAGATTGTTAGTCCTGCATTGTCTGAATTGACCCGGTCAGCTGGTTTTGGTCAACATG CATCAAAAGGAGGTTTTCGCTCAAGAGGACGGGGAGGCGGCTATGGCAATCGGGGTTCAACATCTGGATCCAATGCCATTCCTGTAGGCGGGAAGAGGCCGTGGCAGTATGTGTAA